A genomic region of Rhodococcus pyridinivorans contains the following coding sequences:
- the mshA gene encoding D-inositol-3-phosphate glycosyltransferase, which yields MTSQPSRPHRVAVISVHTSPLAQPGTGDAGGMNVYVLQTAVELARRGVEVEIFTRATSSADPAVQQAAPGVLVRNIEAGPFEGLDKHDLPTQLCAFAAGVLREEARHPQGYYDLVHSHYWLSGQVGWLARDRWGVPLVHTAHTLAAVKNASLAEGDTPEPAARQIGEQQVVAESDRLVANTADEAGQLERIYGADPAKIDVVAPGADLNRYRPGDRAAARAELGLDPRETVVAFVGRIQPLKAPDVLLEAAARALADDPGMPLRVLVVGGPSGTGLERPDALIELASALGIASRVTFLPPQPPDRLVQVYRASDLVAVPSYSESFGLVAIEAQACGTPVLAANVGGLGVAVRDGETGMLVDGHRIDDWATALRSLVGDPDRLARFAATAPVHAESFSWEHTAEGLLDSYRRAGMRRNRAFGTGEHSLRRQRGVWKLRRTRGVTA from the coding sequence GTGACGTCCCAGCCCAGCCGCCCGCACCGCGTGGCCGTGATATCGGTCCACACCTCGCCGCTGGCGCAGCCCGGAACCGGGGACGCAGGCGGTATGAACGTGTACGTCCTGCAGACCGCCGTCGAGCTCGCGCGTCGCGGCGTCGAAGTCGAGATCTTCACCCGCGCGACCTCGTCGGCCGATCCGGCCGTCCAGCAGGCCGCGCCCGGGGTGCTCGTCCGCAACATCGAGGCCGGCCCCTTCGAAGGCCTCGACAAACACGACCTGCCGACGCAGCTGTGCGCTTTCGCTGCCGGCGTGCTGCGCGAGGAGGCACGGCACCCGCAGGGCTACTACGACCTGGTGCACTCGCACTACTGGTTGTCGGGGCAGGTCGGCTGGCTCGCCCGCGACCGCTGGGGTGTGCCGCTCGTGCACACCGCCCACACGCTCGCCGCGGTGAAGAACGCCTCGCTCGCCGAGGGCGACACCCCCGAACCCGCAGCCCGGCAGATCGGGGAACAGCAGGTCGTCGCGGAGTCCGACCGCCTGGTGGCCAACACCGCCGACGAAGCGGGGCAGCTCGAACGCATCTACGGGGCCGATCCCGCGAAGATCGACGTCGTCGCACCGGGCGCCGACCTGAACCGCTACCGGCCCGGCGACCGCGCGGCCGCCCGCGCCGAGCTCGGACTCGATCCGCGCGAGACCGTCGTGGCGTTCGTGGGCCGCATCCAGCCGCTCAAGGCCCCCGACGTGCTGCTCGAGGCCGCTGCGCGGGCACTCGCCGACGATCCCGGCATGCCACTGCGGGTGCTCGTGGTGGGAGGTCCCTCGGGAACGGGTCTCGAGCGCCCCGACGCGCTCATCGAACTCGCGTCCGCGCTGGGTATCGCGTCGCGGGTCACCTTCCTCCCGCCGCAGCCGCCGGACCGTCTCGTCCAGGTCTACCGGGCTTCGGATCTCGTTGCGGTGCCGAGCTATTCGGAGTCCTTCGGTCTCGTCGCAATCGAGGCGCAGGCTTGCGGCACGCCCGTGCTGGCCGCGAACGTCGGGGGTCTCGGCGTCGCCGTGCGCGACGGGGAGACCGGCATGCTCGTCGACGGGCACCGCATCGACGACTGGGCGACGGCGTTGCGTTCGCTCGTCGGCGATCCGGATCGTCTCGCCCGATTCGCGGCGACCGCGCCCGTGCATGCGGAGTCCTTCTCGTGGGAACACACCGCGGAAGGACTGCTCGACAGCTATCGGCGGGCCGGGATGCGCCGCAACCGCGCCTTCGGTACCGGTGAGCATTCGCTGCGACGGCAGCGTGGAGTGTGGAAGTTGCGACGGACGAGGGGAGTCACGGCATGA
- a CDS encoding YbjN domain-containing protein, producing MSDRLIELIESTLRDRELEFSVKEGGHFVVELPGEKKLKTTTLLSVGQHGVRVEAFVCRKPDENFESVYRYLLRRNRRLYGVAYTLDKVGDIYLVGRIAAHALTPEEIDAVLGQVLEAADHDFNIILGIGFITSIKREWEWRVSRGEPLRNLEPFRHLIEEEAGTPFEPDVDDDEPGDRREANG from the coding sequence ATGAGCGACCGGCTCATCGAACTGATCGAATCCACGCTGCGCGATCGCGAGCTCGAGTTCTCCGTCAAGGAGGGCGGGCACTTCGTCGTCGAGCTTCCGGGCGAGAAGAAGCTCAAGACGACCACGCTGCTCAGCGTCGGACAGCACGGTGTGCGGGTCGAGGCGTTCGTGTGCCGCAAGCCGGACGAGAACTTCGAATCGGTGTACCGCTACCTGCTGCGTCGCAACCGTCGCCTGTACGGCGTGGCGTACACGCTCGACAAGGTCGGCGACATCTATCTGGTGGGACGCATCGCCGCGCACGCGTTGACCCCCGAGGAGATCGACGCGGTCCTCGGGCAGGTCCTCGAGGCGGCGGACCACGACTTCAACATCATCCTCGGTATCGGGTTCATCACGTCCATCAAGCGCGAATGGGAGTGGCGGGTCTCGCGGGGCGAACCGTTGCGCAATCTCGAGCCGTTCCGTCACCTCATCGAGGAGGAGGCCGGCACGCCGTTCGAGCCCGATGTGGACGACGACGAACCCGGGGATCGGCGCGAAGCGAACGGGTGA
- a CDS encoding transglycosylase family protein, producing the protein MAKFTIKRALGTLAASTALVATPFALGAGTANAASGNWDAVAQCESGGNWAINTGNGYYGGLQFSQSTWEAYGGSGTANNASREEQIRVAENVLAGQGVGAWPVCGQYL; encoded by the coding sequence ATGGCAAAGTTCACGATCAAGCGCGCCCTGGGCACCCTCGCTGCCTCCACTGCACTCGTTGCGACCCCGTTCGCTCTGGGTGCCGGTACCGCCAATGCCGCATCCGGTAACTGGGATGCCGTCGCACAGTGCGAGAGCGGTGGTAACTGGGCGATCAACACCGGTAACGGCTACTACGGCGGTCTGCAGTTCTCGCAGAGCACCTGGGAGGCCTACGGTGGCTCGGGAACCGCGAACAACGCGTCGCGCGAGGAACAGATCCGCGTCGCCGAGAACGTCCTCGCCGGACAGGGCGTCGGTGCATGGCCGGTCTGCGGTCAGTACCTCTGA
- a CDS encoding AMP-binding protein — translation MSFRSPFPDVDIPASSVYDFLFGSLDESELDRPALIDGASGTVTDYRTLVAHIDAVAGALAARGIGVGKVVGLLAPNVPAFASVFHGILRSGATATTINALYTAGEISKQLDDSGAVALFTVSPFLPQAKEAAAAAGIPDELLFVLDGAEGHPSLRDVLTEGSPAPAVEFDPATHLAVLPYSSGTTGRPKGVMLTHRNLVANVCQIIPRMGIAADDRVLALLPFFHIYGMTVLLNAALYNRASLVTMPKFDLVDFLTYISEHKCTYVFIAPPVAVALAKHPLVDQYDLSSVHTVFSGAAPLDKELAGSVVKRLGCNVRQGYGMSEMSPVSHAIPFEDNETELDSVGPTIANMECKIVDPATGEEVEYPTGDGVSAPGELWCKGPNVMVGYLGNPEATADTLDDDGFLHTGDIATVDGKGAVRIVDRLKELIKYKGYQVPPAELEALLLTHPQIADAAVIGVRDDEGEEVPKAFVVRQPDSTIDEDEVIDFVAARVAPHKKVRQVEFIDTVPKSSAGKILRKDLRALNA, via the coding sequence ATGAGTTTCCGCAGTCCCTTTCCCGACGTGGACATCCCGGCATCGAGTGTCTACGACTTCCTGTTCGGTTCGCTCGACGAGTCCGAGCTCGATCGACCCGCGCTGATCGACGGCGCGTCCGGCACGGTGACGGACTACCGCACGCTCGTGGCCCACATCGACGCCGTCGCCGGAGCGCTGGCCGCCCGGGGCATCGGTGTGGGGAAGGTCGTCGGGCTGCTCGCACCCAACGTGCCGGCCTTCGCCTCGGTCTTCCACGGCATCCTGAGGTCCGGCGCCACCGCGACCACGATCAACGCTCTCTACACGGCCGGGGAGATCTCGAAGCAGCTCGACGACTCGGGGGCCGTGGCACTGTTCACGGTGTCCCCGTTCCTGCCGCAGGCGAAGGAGGCCGCCGCGGCCGCCGGGATCCCCGATGAGCTGCTCTTCGTGCTCGACGGGGCCGAGGGCCATCCGTCCCTGCGCGACGTGCTCACCGAGGGGTCACCGGCTCCCGCGGTCGAGTTCGATCCGGCCACCCACCTCGCGGTACTGCCGTATTCCTCGGGCACGACCGGCCGGCCCAAGGGCGTGATGCTCACGCACCGTAATCTCGTCGCGAACGTCTGCCAGATCATCCCGCGGATGGGTATCGCCGCCGACGACCGCGTGCTCGCACTGCTGCCGTTCTTCCACATCTACGGCATGACGGTGCTGCTGAACGCCGCGCTGTACAACCGCGCGTCGCTGGTGACGATGCCGAAGTTCGACCTCGTCGACTTCCTCACCTACATCTCGGAACACAAGTGCACGTACGTGTTCATCGCGCCGCCGGTCGCGGTCGCGCTCGCCAAGCACCCCCTCGTCGACCAGTACGACCTGTCGAGCGTGCACACGGTCTTCTCCGGTGCCGCACCGCTCGACAAGGAACTCGCCGGATCCGTCGTGAAGCGCCTGGGCTGCAACGTCCGGCAGGGATACGGCATGTCGGAGATGTCGCCCGTGTCGCACGCAATTCCCTTCGAGGACAACGAGACCGAACTCGATTCGGTGGGTCCGACGATCGCGAACATGGAATGTAAGATCGTCGATCCCGCGACCGGCGAGGAAGTCGAATATCCCACCGGCGACGGCGTTTCGGCGCCCGGCGAACTGTGGTGCAAGGGGCCGAACGTCATGGTCGGTTATCTCGGCAATCCCGAGGCCACGGCCGACACCCTCGACGATGACGGCTTCCTCCACACCGGCGACATCGCCACGGTCGACGGGAAAGGTGCCGTCCGGATCGTCGACAGGCTCAAGGAACTCATCAAGTACAAGGGCTACCAGGTGCCGCCGGCCGAGCTCGAGGCTCTGCTGCTCACGCACCCGCAGATCGCCGACGCCGCGGTGATCGGCGTCCGCGACGACGAGGGCGAGGAGGTCCCGAAGGCCTTCGTCGTCCGGCAGCCGGATTCGACGATCGACGAGGACGAGGTCATCGACTTCGTGGCCGCGCGGGTCGCGCCGCACAAGAAGGTCCGCCAGGTCGAGTTCATCGACACGGTGCCGAAATCCTCTGCGGGCAAGATTCTTCGGAAGGATCTGCGCGCCCTGAACGCCTGA